CTTCCAGATAGATTGCATGGGGCTGTTGAGCTGACATTGCGACTCCTGCCTAAACGCTTAGCTGTACCTTGTAAGCGGAAAATTTACGTATATTGATGACACCGGTATCCAGAATCAGATACTGCCCCTTGATACCCAGGAGCACACCGGATACCTCCGGTTCCTTATCAAAATTATGAGTGCTGATTTTGCTCGGGTACTGGTCTACCGGATACTCGATCTCGACCACATCGGCCTCCAGCTGGCGGATTGCCGCCTCACCGAAACGCTCACGCAGCTTATTGAGCTCATCAGAGCAGAGCCCAAGCAAACGGTCACGTTCCGCTTTGAGGTCGATACCCGGATTTCCCCCCTTGAGCATGGTCCGCCAATTGGTCTTGTCACTGACGTGGGCCGCAATGATCTGTTCAATCAGACCCGAATGCAGGCGGTTGTCCACCTCAAGGATCGGCAACGCCTGAATGGCGCCCTGATCCATCCAGCGGGTGGGTATCTGCTCACCCCGGGTAATGCCTACCTTGAGGCCGGATGAGTTGGCCAGATAGACCACGTGGGGCTGAAAACAGTGACGTTCGCCCCAGGCCGGATCACGACAGGTACCTTCGTGATAATGACATTTTTCCGGCTTGACGATACAGCTGTCACACTGGGGAAGCTTGGTAAAGCAGGGGTAGCAATAGCCCTGACTGAAGCTTTTTTTCGTTTTGCGACCACAGTGAAGACAGTTGATTTCTTGCTGGTACACCAGTCGAATCGGTTTTCCGATCAGTGTATTAAGATCAACCTGCTCATCACCGATCGGCAGCTGATAGTGAACGGGCTGCTCCAGCCGGGTATACATCTTGCGCAAGCCACCAACAGCAGGGGTATCTACAGTATCAACCATCAGCCAGAATCTTCAGAACCTGCGGCTGCAGCGGATCACTGCCATGCTGCTTGCCATCGGGGCGGGTGCGGTCGATGAAACCGACACGTTGATCTTCGGGCATATTGCGCTTGTGCTCATAGGCGATGACGGCACGCAGACTGGTCTCGCGCTGCTCCTGCGTCAAACGCTCGCCATTGGGCCACTTGCCCAGCTCCACTGCGCGGCGCAGTGACTGGTAGATATCCGGCGTCATCGCCTCAATCATCTTGTCCAGAGTCATTAGCATCTCCTGAGTTGGATGTTCCGATTTTAGCACAGTGCTCAGCTGAAACGCCTGCCCAGAAACCGTACCAGCAACAGCCAGAGCAGCCCGGCCAGCAGCCCGGCAAGGTGGGCGGTATTGGCTATTGCGCCAAGGCCGACTCCCTGCAACACACCGGTGAACCCCAATACCAGCCACAGCAGCATAAAGCCCATCAATGCGGGCGGCAGACCGATACGAGGCTGCATACCAGACCGGTCCCACAACCAGGCATAGCTCAGCAAGGCAAACACCACACCCGACATGCCGCCAAACATGGGGCCGCTGACAACAAACTGCGCAAGGTTGGACAATACGCCACTGAACAGTACCAGGCCAAGGAAAGGCAGGCTGCCCTGCTCCGGCTCCACTCTTACGCCGACAACCCAAACCCAGAGCAGGTTAAACATGATATGCAGCAGGCTGAAATGCATGAAAACCGGCGTAATCAGTCGCCACAGCTCACCGGTTGCCAGCATGGCCGCCAGCGTATGCCAACGCGCCTGCTGGCCGAACACCTCAAAGGAGGTAAAACTGAACAGCGCCATCTGCTGCAGATCCGAACCGAAGCCAATCAGCAGACTGAACAGCGCGCTTAACACTATCAGTGACAAGGTAATCGGAATGCTACGCCAGCTGACAGACCTTATCGCCCGTTTTCGGGAGCGAATTTCGACCTGATCCAGCTTGCCGCCGCCATGCCAGTATTCGTACAACTCATGCACCTGAGCCGGGTTGAATTCGGGACTGACATAAAGCCGCTGCCACTCACCTTCCTCGACCACACGATGGGACACCCCATGCTGCCACAGGAACGCGGTAAATTCGGTCAGATCCTCGCTCAGAGGCGATTCGACGGCCGGTATCATGAGGCACCGATCTCCGACTGAGGCAGATGAACCTCTCGCGCCACATCGACCCAAACAAACTTGTCAGGATCTATGCGGGTTTCATCATCCAGTCGGTAGGCTACCAATTTGCCGTACTTGACCGCACTGAAATCAATGCAGGCAATATTGTCCGTGACAGGCCGCGGCACCCCCTCCCGCCAGTAGTGACCTATGAACAACGGCTTTTCCTGCGGGCCATAGTAGATCAGGTCTTTCCGCTGCCTCTCGGTAATGGGCAGGCGTGCCAGGTGAGGCGGCAGCGGGTCTGGCTGAAATACCACATCGACGAGGTATTGTGGATCCGGCGTCCAGAATTTGGTGCGGAAAAAGCGACGTCGAAAACCATCCTTGCTTACCATCACTTCATTATTGGGCAAGCGCAAATGAGTACCACGCAGAAGACGATCCATTATTTCCCATTCAAAGCTGTCTTCGATCGCCGAACGACACAAAAAGTCGTGCGTGATTTGATTGCCGCCGTACTGCTGTCGGAAACGATCAATCAAGCCCTGATGCCAGCAGGCATGCACCACCCGAAAGTGATCAAATTCGAGAAACAATGGCAGCTGCAGGAACCAATCCATGTACTCCCGCTGTTCATCTGGCCAGGGTGAAAGCTGCTCCAGTGTCTGCTGCAGAATACGTTGGTGACGCGGGGTATGCTCACGCAGAAATTCACCGGGCCGGTCCGGATGTGGTGTCATGTAACAGAGATAGTTGTACTCGTGGTTGCCCATCACGATTTCGGCCTGGCCGGCATCAACCATATCCCTGACAATATGCAACGCTTCACGTATATGCGGCCCGCGATCAATGATATCGCCAATAAAAATGACCTTACGATCAGCATGGCGATAGACGCCATTGATCTGCCGATACCCCATGCGGGCCAGCAACATGCGCAGACTGAGCGCACAGCCATGCACATCACCGATCAGATCATAACCCTGGCTTTTCACATTTCACTCCTGTTGACCGGGCTTGGAACTCCATCCCAGTTTTTCACGGCAGGTGCGATAGAAATCGTAATCCTGCGGGTGCAACAGTTTCAGTTTCTGCGATTTCTTGCGGATCGTAATACTGTCTCCCGGCGCCAGGCTCAGGTTCAACTGACCATCACAGGAGATCGCGGGATAGGTTTTGTTATCCTCACTGATCACCATTTTCAACTCGCTGTTTCCGTCAACCACGATCGGGCGGCTGGACAGAGTATGCGGAAACATCGGCACCAGCACCAGCGCATCAATTTTGGGATGCATGATGGGACCGCCCGCTGACAGAGCGTAGGCTGTTGAGCCGGTCGGCGTGGATACAATCAGTCCGTCCGAACGCTGGGTATAGACAAACTGCCCTTCGATATACAGCTCAAACTGAATCATTCGGGTGGCCTTGCCCGGGTGAATCACGCAGTCATTCAAGGCGGTCATCTCGGCAATCGGCTCGCCGTTACGCTTGATCTCCACATCCAGCAGAAAGCGTGAATCAACCGTGTAACGCCCGGACAACACCTGTATTAACTTGTCTTCAAAATCCTGTGGGGAGATATCGGTCAAAAAACCCAGATTGCCACGGTTGATCCCCAGCACCGGAATCTTGCTTTGTGCGAGCGAGCGGGCGGCACCCAACAGACTCCCATCACCACCTACGACAATGGCAAGATCACAGATCTCTCCCATCATCTTCTGTTTACACACCTGCTGGCCATGACCCGGCATCACCTCGGCGATGGACTGGTCCAGTATGACGTTCAACCCTCGATCGTCCAGAAAGCGAATCAGCTGTTTCAGGGTATCAATGACGGACTTGCTGCCGAGGCGCCCAATCAAGCCGATGTTGCGAAAGTTATCCATGCCAGCCCTGCTCTCCCGATAGGATCTTTAGGTGTATGTGAACGCATTATACGACCAGAGGCCCGCTAAAGGCAGACGCCAGCATTGAAAGCCTGGCTTGATGGCCGCGAACGCCCTGCAACCCGCCAGTGTGTACCAGCACCACCTTGCTGCCTGCGACGACCCGCCCTTCGAACAGTAATCGATTGAATGCCATCAACAGCTTTGCGGTATAGACCGGATCAAGTGGCAACCGGTATACCTCATCAACATGCTTGATCATGGCTGCAAGCTCGGCATCCAGCCGCGCATAGCCCCCACGATGGGCATCTTCCAGCAGTTCCCAGCCACTGCTGTCAGCATAGCCGGCCCTGAGGAGCAACGCATTGATCCTTGAGACCATTTCAGGCCCACACTTGAGTACCGGCACACCCAGCACACGGATACCTTCAGGCTTTGCGGCCACCAGCCCTGCAAGGGTACCGCCACTGCCAACAGCCGTCAGCAGCAGGTCGGCATCCTGCACACGCATAACCGGCAACTGCCATATCTCGCTTACGGAATGAACGGCCGAAGGCGTAGTTCCACCCTCAGGGACAACCAAGGCATCACCATGCTCCAGCGACAGTTGATGCTGATAGTGCGCACAATCACGAAAACGGTAGGTTTTTCGGTCCACAAACTGCAGCCGCATACCCCACCGCCGCGCATCACTCAACATGGCATTGGCTGCATATTCAGGCTCACCACGAATGATACCAACGGTTTCAACACCTGATTGAAAACCCGCATAAGCCAGTGCGTGGATATGGTTGGACCAGGCACCACCGAAGCTGAGGATGGGGCATCTCAGTTTTCGTGCCTGTTCAAGCGCAGGCCTGAGCTTGAACCACTTGTTACCGCTCACCAGGGGATGGATTCCATCAAGGCGCAACACTGACACATCAACCCCGAACCGGTCATATAAACGGGAGCACAGCGGTTGCATCACTATTTTGGCAGGCTCAAACAAGGACAGATTCCAGAATCACATCAAACAGATTTTGGACAACAGACTATCAGTTCAGTCCAAGCCTGAACTATTCAGCTTTCGTCGGAAGACAGCAACCAAGCGCAACTACTTGTTACAAAGAGATAAAAGAGATCTAAAACAGGAAGGATGTTCTGGTGGGCGAAGAGGGGTTCGAACCCCCGACCCTCTGCTTGTAAGGCAGATGCTCTCCCAACTGAGCTATTCGCCCAGAACAGACATGGGTGTAACGTGTAGACGCGCAGGGCCAGTGACCCGTAACATCCTTGAGAGCTGACAGACGGATATTCTAAGCTATCTTTTCTCAGTGTTGGCGGAACGGACGGGACTCGAACCCGCGACCCCCTGCGTGACAGGCAGGTATTCTAACCAACTGAACTACCGCTCCGCGTTTTGGTGGGCGAAGAGGGGTTCGAACCCCCGACCCTCTGCTTGTAAGGCAGATGCTCTCCCAACTGAGCTATTCGCCCAAAACACTTGGCTTGATACAACTTCATCAGCACTTCGATGAAGAGGTTGGCGGAACGGACGGGACTCGAACCCGCGACCCCCTGCGTGACAGGCAGGTATTCTAACCAACTGAACTACCGCTCCGTGCTTTGGTGGGCGAAGAGGGGTTCGAACCCCCGACCCTCTGCTTGTAAGGCAGATGCTCTCCCAACTGAGCTATTCGCCCAAAACACTTGGCTTGATACAACTTCACCAGCACTTCGATGAAGAGGTTGGCGGAACGGACGGGGCTTGCGACCCATAACATCCCTTGAGAGCTGACAGGCAGGTATTCTAACCTTTCTTCTCTCGGAGTTGGCGGAACGGACGGGACTCGAACCCGCGACCCCCTGCGTGACAGGCAGGTATTCTAACCAACTGAACTACCGCTCCACTTACTTCATTCATTCACAAACCGGTGCGTTTAAACTCACCCCGTGAATGAGGTGCGCATTTTAAGGAGTTCGCCTGCGTTGTCAATCGTTTATCAGAGATTTTTTTATTTTCCGCCCACCCACCTGCATAGAGTTTCAACGAGGCGATCAGACGGCTTGCAGCGCTGACGGGCATAAGACAGAGTGTGACCAAATCAGAAACCAATCGAAAACACAGCCATGACTTCAGTTGCCGATAATCATACCGCAAGGGCGTTGGACGCATTCATGCAGCGCCTGACTGATCTGCACCAGCCCGATAGCTGGCCACTCACTCCATACGACCCCGACTGGCCCAGCCCCTGTTACCAGCAGGAAGCCGCCACTGGCGTACGGGTACTATGGCGCCCTGTGCTCAATACTGACGGAACAGACCTGTTTGAGGGACTGAGCAACGCGCTTGAACAACCGATACACCCCTCCGTTATCACTTTCTACAGCCGCTACTGGTCAGATCATATTCCGACCCAGCTGCCCGACGGACGAGAAGTCAGCCTGCTCCAGATCTGGAACCGGGAGGATTTCGAGCGGCTGCGCGGCAACCTGATCGGCCATGCCCTGAGCAAACAGAAGCAGAAGCGCCCTCTCACCCTGTTTTTTGCCACACTGGAGCCGGACACCGATCGTTTTTTCAGCGTCGACAACACGGATGGCAGCATCTGGCTGGAACGAGCCGGCAAGGCACCGCTGGAGCGAATCTCCGACCGTCTGGCCGACTTCCTCGATCAGCTGACGCCTTTGAAACTGCCCGACGTGGAGAGCTGATCAGCCTATGCTGTGTGCCAGCAAGCGACTAATCTGGCACAGAGGACGACCTGACTGCTCTCGCAACTGATTGAAAGCCTCCTGCACATGTTCCAAGTCACGTTGAGCGGTAGGCTTTTTGTCCACCACGCCCTGCGCCTTCAACGCCACGATTACATCATCGGTTAAAATGAACGTATCCTTGCCCAGCATGCGCAGAAAGTAAGCGCCTGAATTGCCGCCCAGCTGTTTGCCGCGCTTTTTGAACAGTTGCCACAGGCCAATGATGTTGTCTTCCGGCCACTGAGCGATCATCCCAGCGACACTGCCATACTCACGCGCCAGGTCGGTGATCAGCACTGCATTGGCGCGGGTCGCCTTGATCTTGCCAAAATGACGAATCAGCTGAGGGTTGTGCATCAACTGCTCCAGCGCCTCGTCACTCATTTCCTCTACCGCTTCCGGGTTAAAGCCGAAAAAGGCCTGCTCGAATGCCGGCCATTTGGCATCAACCAGCGAGTGCTTCAGGCCGGCGCGAAAGATGCGCCGGGTCATTACGGAAAACACCCTATCATCATTCAGCGCAGCCAGAGTCATTGAGTCCAAAGGCAACGGTCCAAGTATTTCATCAAGTCTTCGTTCCGGATGTAAATTAAGTGCCTGCTCACACAGTTCCGACCAGTTCTTCATGGACACCATCTCCTGTTCAAATCAGGTCTGAAAACAGATCAGTTTGTTGCTCAAGCGGGACCAGGGCGCCATTGTCACGACCAGTACCGAGCGCGTATGATTGGTCACTTTAAATTTGCTGTCCAGTCAGTGCCACGCTCGGCCAGATGCATACGCCCGCCCGTCGCGCCTGGAGCTCAGGAACGAGAAGATGTCCGTCATTCGCAAATCGAATAAGCTGATCAACGTCTGCTACGATATTCGCGGCCCCGTCCTGCAGGAGGCCAAGCGCCTCGAAGAGGAAGGTCACCGCATCCTCAAGCTTAATATCGGCAACCCGGCCCCCTGGGGGTTCGAAGCACCGGAAGAGATCGTGCAGGATGTAATCCTCAACCTGCCCGCCTCGCAGGGCTATTGCGACTCCAAGGGCCTGTTTTCAGCGCGCAAGGCGGTGATGCAGGAGTGTCAGCGCAAAAATATCCGCAATGTGGGCATTGATGACATCTACATCGGCAATGGCGTATCCGAGCTGATCGTCATGTCGATGCAGGGACTGTTGAACGATAACGACGAGATGCTGATTCCGGCTCCGGACTACCCGCTCTGGACAGCGGCGGTGAGCCTGGCCGGTGGCAACCCGGTACATTACATCTGTGACGAGCAGCAGGACTGGTACCCGGACATCGACGACATTCGCAGCAAGATCACCCCCAACACCCGTGGCATTGTCGTCATCAACCCGAACAATCCCACCGGAGCACTCTACCCGGAATCGCTGCTACTGGAGATTCTGGAGCTGGCCCGCGAACACAAGCTGATTGTGTTTGCCGACGAGATCTACGACAAGATCCTCTACGATGGCGAGCAACACACCTCACTGGCTTCACTGGCTGATGACGTGCTGTGCATCACCTTCAACGGCCTCTCCAAAACCTATCGTGCGGCCGGCTTCCGGTCCGGCTGGATGATCATCAGCGGCCCGAAACACCGCGCCCGCGATCTGATCGAAGGCTTTGAGATGCTGTCCAACATGCGCCTGTGTGCAAACGTGCCTTCGCAGCATGCCATCCAGACGGCACTGGGCGGTTATCAAAGCATCAATGAACTGATCGTGCCTGGCGGGCGCCTCTACGAGCAACGCACCCTGGCCTGGGAGATGCTGAACGACATACCCGGCGTATCCTGTGTCAAACCGAAAGGCGCCATGTACCTGTTCCCGAAACTGGACCCTGCACGCTACCCGATTCGCAACGACGAGAAGTTTGCGCTTGATTTGCTGCAGCAGCAGAAGGTGCTGATCGTACAGGGCAGCGGCTTTAATTACCCTGACACTCAACACTTCAGGCTTGTATTCCTGCCCTCCAAGGACCTGCTCACCGACGCCATCGAACGCATCGGCAGCTTCCTGCGTACCTACGAGCAGTGATGCACCTCCGCTGACAACCCGCTCGGGTTGTCAGCAAAATGTCACCTGAATGACATATACTCAAGACAGACCCACCCATGACAGAGAGTCATCATGTTTATCAAGATCAAGAAAAACTGCGGTATTCAGATGGAACACAACGGTCTTGAGAAAGGCCGTCTGGTTCCGGTTACCTCAAACTTTCTGCTCAACCTGAGTCAGGTTGCGGAAGCATCCTTCTACACCATCAAGGATCGCAAGGTACGTCAGGATCTGGAAGGCCACGACATTGAGCTGCCATTGCAGACACGGGTCATCCATCTGCAAATGACCTATCTATACGCGACCTACAAGGAAACCATCAACGGCAACAAGGGCCGCCTGGTGGAGCGACAGTACTACAAGCTTTACTTCTCGCCCGAGAACGTGGATACCTATGAAGAGCTTCGCGGCGTGATCGACCAGCAGGTCGCCAACCCCTGAGCGCTAGGGGGACTCATACAGCACCGTGCGAATGGCGCTGATCAGATCCTCCACATCACGCATCGCCCGATGCCTGCGAAACTGGGTACGGGCGATGAACTGATACTGGATGCGCTGCTCGCCACTGAGCACGGCATCAAGCCCTACCAGCCGAAACGAAGGCTGCATGCCAACGGCTTGATATAACCGACGTAACCAGAAACCATCATAATCAAACGCATCACTGATCACTTCCTCACCCTTAAGTGCCTTATTCAGGCGCCGACAGGCTTCGTCCGCATCGATGCCGTCCTGCTGAAGCAACTCAGGCTCAATTCCATGCAGCTCTTCGGCAAACTCATCCCAATAGATCCAGCCGGGTA
This DNA window, taken from Marinobacterium iners, encodes the following:
- a CDS encoding rhomboid family intramembrane serine protease; the encoded protein is MIPAVESPLSEDLTEFTAFLWQHGVSHRVVEEGEWQRLYVSPEFNPAQVHELYEYWHGGGKLDQVEIRSRKRAIRSVSWRSIPITLSLIVLSALFSLLIGFGSDLQQMALFSFTSFEVFGQQARWHTLAAMLATGELWRLITPVFMHFSLLHIMFNLLWVWVVGVRVEPEQGSLPFLGLVLFSGVLSNLAQFVVSGPMFGGMSGVVFALLSYAWLWDRSGMQPRIGLPPALMGFMLLWLVLGFTGVLQGVGLGAIANTAHLAGLLAGLLWLLLVRFLGRRFS
- a CDS encoding 1-aminocyclopropane-1-carboxylate deaminase/D-cysteine desulfhydrase — its product is MQPLCSRLYDRFGVDVSVLRLDGIHPLVSGNKWFKLRPALEQARKLRCPILSFGGAWSNHIHALAYAGFQSGVETVGIIRGEPEYAANAMLSDARRWGMRLQFVDRKTYRFRDCAHYQHQLSLEHGDALVVPEGGTTPSAVHSVSEIWQLPVMRVQDADLLLTAVGSGGTLAGLVAAKPEGIRVLGVPVLKCGPEMVSRINALLLRAGYADSSGWELLEDAHRGGYARLDAELAAMIKHVDEVYRLPLDPVYTAKLLMAFNRLLFEGRVVAGSKVVLVHTGGLQGVRGHQARLSMLASAFSGPLVV
- the syd gene encoding SecY-interacting protein, with product MTSVADNHTARALDAFMQRLTDLHQPDSWPLTPYDPDWPSPCYQQEAATGVRVLWRPVLNTDGTDLFEGLSNALEQPIHPSVITFYSRYWSDHIPTQLPDGREVSLLQIWNREDFERLRGNLIGHALSKQKQKRPLTLFFATLEPDTDRFFSVDNTDGSIWLERAGKAPLERISDRLADFLDQLTPLKLPDVES
- a CDS encoding DUF2797 domain-containing protein — encoded protein: MVDTVDTPAVGGLRKMYTRLEQPVHYQLPIGDEQVDLNTLIGKPIRLVYQQEINCLHCGRKTKKSFSQGYCYPCFTKLPQCDSCIVKPEKCHYHEGTCRDPAWGERHCFQPHVVYLANSSGLKVGITRGEQIPTRWMDQGAIQALPILEVDNRLHSGLIEQIIAAHVSDKTNWRTMLKGGNPGIDLKAERDRLLGLCSDELNKLRERFGEAAIRQLEADVVEIEYPVDQYPSKISTHNFDKEPEVSGVLLGIKGQYLILDTGVINIRKFSAYKVQLSV
- a CDS encoding pyridoxal phosphate-dependent aminotransferase codes for the protein MSVIRKSNKLINVCYDIRGPVLQEAKRLEEEGHRILKLNIGNPAPWGFEAPEEIVQDVILNLPASQGYCDSKGLFSARKAVMQECQRKNIRNVGIDDIYIGNGVSELIVMSMQGLLNDNDEMLIPAPDYPLWTAAVSLAGGNPVHYICDEQQDWYPDIDDIRSKITPNTRGIVVINPNNPTGALYPESLLLEILELAREHKLIVFADEIYDKILYDGEQHTSLASLADDVLCITFNGLSKTYRAAGFRSGWMIISGPKHRARDLIEGFEMLSNMRLCANVPSQHAIQTALGGYQSINELIVPGGRLYEQRTLAWEMLNDIPGVSCVKPKGAMYLFPKLDPARYPIRNDEKFALDLLQQQKVLIVQGSGFNYPDTQHFRLVFLPSKDLLTDAIERIGSFLRTYEQ
- a CDS encoding DNA-3-methyladenine glycosylase I, whose product is MKNWSELCEQALNLHPERRLDEILGPLPLDSMTLAALNDDRVFSVMTRRIFRAGLKHSLVDAKWPAFEQAFFGFNPEAVEEMSDEALEQLMHNPQLIRHFGKIKATRANAVLITDLAREYGSVAGMIAQWPEDNIIGLWQLFKKRGKQLGGNSGAYFLRMLGKDTFILTDDVIVALKAQGVVDKKPTAQRDLEHVQEAFNQLREQSGRPLCQISRLLAHSIG
- a CDS encoding YeaC family protein, whose amino-acid sequence is MTLDKMIEAMTPDIYQSLRRAVELGKWPNGERLTQEQRETSLRAVIAYEHKRNMPEDQRVGFIDRTRPDGKQHGSDPLQPQVLKILADG
- a CDS encoding NAD(+) kinase; translated protein: MDNFRNIGLIGRLGSKSVIDTLKQLIRFLDDRGLNVILDQSIAEVMPGHGQQVCKQKMMGEICDLAIVVGGDGSLLGAARSLAQSKIPVLGINRGNLGFLTDISPQDFEDKLIQVLSGRYTVDSRFLLDVEIKRNGEPIAEMTALNDCVIHPGKATRMIQFELYIEGQFVYTQRSDGLIVSTPTGSTAYALSAGGPIMHPKIDALVLVPMFPHTLSSRPIVVDGNSELKMVISEDNKTYPAISCDGQLNLSLAPGDSITIRKKSQKLKLLHPQDYDFYRTCREKLGWSSKPGQQE
- a CDS encoding metallophosphoesterase, yielding MKSQGYDLIGDVHGCALSLRMLLARMGYRQINGVYRHADRKVIFIGDIIDRGPHIREALHIVRDMVDAGQAEIVMGNHEYNYLCYMTPHPDRPGEFLREHTPRHQRILQQTLEQLSPWPDEQREYMDWFLQLPLFLEFDHFRVVHACWHQGLIDRFRQQYGGNQITHDFLCRSAIEDSFEWEIMDRLLRGTHLRLPNNEVMVSKDGFRRRFFRTKFWTPDPQYLVDVVFQPDPLPPHLARLPITERQRKDLIYYGPQEKPLFIGHYWREGVPRPVTDNIACIDFSAVKYGKLVAYRLDDETRIDPDKFVWVDVAREVHLPQSEIGAS